The Candidatus Krumholzibacteriia bacterium genome includes the window GTATGGTCCGGCTCTCGAGTCCTACGAGGAATCGCTGGTTCTCGCCCGCCTTCTGAAAGAGGCGAAGATGGAGATGATGCTGGAGAATAATCTCGGCGTGACCTTCAACGCCCGGGGGGATTACCTTTCGGCTTTGCGGTATTTCCACGACAGCCTTCGCCATCAGGATTCTGCGGGCGTGGAATGGATGAAGCCGCATACCCTCTTGAATATCGGAAACATCCACGAGTACCTGGGTAATCACGAGGAGGCCATTCTCCAATTCGAGCAGTGTGCCGATTTGCTCGGCGACACGAATGATCTCTTCCTGGCCTCGATCTACAACAATCTGGGGGTCAGTTACGAGCAGTCGGGGGATTTCGCCAGGGCCAAGGACTACCAGAACAGAAGCAGGGAGATTCGCGAGAGGGAGGGAGACGAGTATGCAATTTCCTCGAACCTCATCAACCTTGCGACGATTCTGAATCAGCAGGGCCGCCACGCAGAGGCCATTCACCTGCTTGAAGATGCCCTTCAGAGGGTGCAGGACTTCGGAGACGAGTCAACCATTGTCGATATTAAGATCATTTGGGCATCCAGTCTTTGCGCCTTGTCCCGCCATGAGGAGGCTCTTCTTCGCCTGGAGGAGTCACTGCGAATCTCCGAGAAAACAGGACGCGGGGAGGATCTTGCCAAGATCCACAGGGCTTTATGTTCCTGCCTCGTGGAGTTGGACGATTTAGAAGCGGCCTATGATCACCTCGTCCGCTCATCGGAACTTCAGGACTCCCTGAGAAGCCAGGATCGAATCGGCGAGATGTCCATCGCCGAGGAGCGCTACGAGCGCGAGAGGGAGTCCTCCCAAAGGGAGCTGGACCGACTTCGCAGACAGCAGGAGATCTAGGAGGAACTTCGGCAGGCCATCAAGATCCGAAAGGCCCAATGGATGGTGGGCCTGTTTCTTCTGTTTCTTGTTGCCGGCATCTATACACTCAATCGAATGAGACTGTCCCGCAACCGCGTTCTTTGTGCTTTCAATGAAGAGCTTCAGAGCAGGGTTGATCAACAGACCCTGCAACTGAGGGAGGAAGTCAGAGAGAGGAAAAAAGCAGAACAGGAGCAGATCCGGCTGTCTGCCCACCTGATTGAGGCTCGTGAGAAAGAGCGCAGGAAAGTGGCGCGAGATATCCACGATGAGTTGGGTCAGTCCCTGACCGCTGTGAACATGGACCTTGCCCGGATTTCAGGCGAGGTGGGCGATCTCCAGAGAAGGGATCTCGGGGAAACCCGAAAACTGGTCAAACAGGTCATTCAGCAGATCCGCACCCTGATTACGGACCTGCGTCCGACGGTGCTGGAAACTCTCGGCTTGTCGGGCGGACTGCTCTGGTTGGGCGAGAGCTTTGAGGAGCGTTTTCCCTTTACCGTTTCCGCCGATTTGGAGGATTGCAGCTTCTGTTGTGGCGAGTCCGAAACGGTGGCTCTCTTTCGCATTGCCCAGGAGGCTCTCAACAATGTGGCCCGCCATGCAGATGCGGACACGGTGAGCCTCCGCCTTTTTCGTGAAGGGGATTCCATGTGTCTTGAAATCGAGGACGACGGGAAAGGTTTTGATCCCAATGTTCGGGAAGTTCTCAGCTCTTTCGGGATCATGGGAATGCGTGAGAGGGCTCGTGCCTTGGGCAGTGAACTGAGGATCAGAAGCCGGCCCGGGGAAGGATCCTGCTTGTCGGTGACCGTGAATAGAGTCGAAAAATGAGGATCCATCCGCTTTTGTACACTATGCCCTACAGACAAGAAGCCCCGGAATCCCTTATAGTTGCTCCCCAGAAGGAGTCTTTGTGCCCGCAAAACCCCAAACCCAGCAAGAACGAACCTCTCCCCGGGAGTTGGGAAAGATGATACGTGTCCTGTTGGTGGATGACCATTCCATCGTTCGGCGGGGGATTCGCCTGCTCATCGACAAGATGGAAGACATCGAAGTGGTCGCAGAAACCGATTCTGCGGAGTCGGCAATCCAGATGGCCCGTGATCATGAATTCGATGTCGCCATGCTGGATATTTCCATGAGTGGTATCAGCGGGCTGGAAGCCATCCCCCGGCTGAAGGAGGTGCGTCCCGGCATCTCCATCCTGATCCTGACCATGCACCCGGAACAGCAGTACGCGGTTACTTCCATTCGTGCCGGTGCTTCCGGTTACCTGACCAAGGACCGGGTTCCCGAGGAAGTGGAAGAGGCGATTCGCCAACTGGCCGAAGGGGGAAGCTATCTTACGCCCCTGGTCAGCGAATTGCTGGAGTCTCATGCAAGCGACGATGATGATGTCCTTCCCCACAAGCTATTATCCCGAGAGAGTACCAGGTTTTTATTTTGCTGGCGCAGGGGAAGACTGTCGGCAAGGCTGGCGAAGAACTCTTCCTGAGTTCCAAGTCCGTTTCCACCTATCGCCGAAGGATCCTCGACAAGATGTTCCTGGAAGACAATGAGGGACTGATCCGATACGCTCTCGATCATCGCCTGCTGGACTAGGCTTTCGACTCTCCCGAAATCTCCAGCGCCTTTTTGAAAAGCACCGGCCCGATCAACTGGTTCAGGCTGATCGTCGCCACGGCCAGCGTCGCCAGTGCCGCTCCCCATTCCGGGAAACGGATTTCCACGGCCTTGGCGAGCCCCAGACTGACCCCGGCTTGGGTAATGAAAGTCATTCCGAAGATCTTGCGATGAATTGCGGGTGCCCGCGCCAGCGTCATTCCCGTCCAGGCGCCGGCTTGCACGGCGATTCCGCGGATCACCACGAGAACCAGAGCCAGAGCCCAACTGCTTTTTAGAATGTCCAGATCCAGCGCGGCTCCCGCCAGCGCAAAGAAGATGGCATAGACCATCAGGCCGCCTTCGTCGAGAACCTCCAGAAAGCGGGCACCCTGGCTGCTGAAGTTGCGAACCACGAATCCCGTCGCGATGCAGATCAGCATCGGCTCCAGATGGAAGTGAAGTCCGAAGCGGGTCTCCAGTGCGGAGCCGAGGAATTGCGAGAGTTCGGTGACGAGAATGGCCAAGAGGAAGATCGTTACCAGATGATAGCCCTGCACCTTCTTCAGCCAAGCGGCCAGACCCACTCCGATCAGGCTTCCGAGGGCAAGGCTGCCCAGGATTTCCAGCAGAAGTCCGAGAAGAAAGCCGCCGTCCAGAGCCTGCCCCGTGAGAAGGGTCTGCCCCAGACTCACCACGAGAGCAAAGAGCATGATGGCCAGAATGTCCATGGCCACCGTCACGCCGAAAACGACTTCCGTGAAGGCTCCCCGGGCTCCGGTCTCCCGGATGATGGCGATCGCACTGGCCGGGCTTCTCGCCGTGGCGATGGCGCCGAGTACCATGGCCATGACAAGCACCGAAAGAAAGTCGAGTTCCCGGGTGAAGGAGAAGATCCCCCGAAGCGCAAGAAAGAGACCCGTGCTGAGAAGGAAGATGACACTCATCAGGCCGACGATGCTCCAGGCGATGCGCTTGCGATGTTCTAGGAGGTCCTTCCATCGCAGTTCCCCGCCGGCACTGAGGGCGATGAAGGTCAGTGCCAGAGAGTCGATGAGGCGAAGGCTCGCGACGGTTTCCTTGCTGAGAAATCCGAAGACATGGGGACCGAAGAGAAGTCCCGCGATCAGGTAACCCGTAATGCGCGGGAGCTTCAGGCGGGCAAGCAGTTCGCCCAGAGTGAAGGCCGCAAGAAGCAGGAAGCCAAGGGACCAGGTTGTTTGACTGCTTTCCCCGGAGAAGCCGGGCAGGTAGGAGTGCATCGCAATCCAGGCAAGCAGGATCAGGCCGGCGAGAGTGAGGGCCGGTCTCATTGCTTTCCTCCCCGCTGAAGTCCCATCAGGGTGAGCCCCGGGGCGAAGAGGGCACTGAGGAGAACTCCCGAGAGGATGATCGTAAGAGCGCTGTCAGCCAGCGTTCCCTTTTCCACCATCTGGATGCTGGCAGCCACGGCCACTGCGACCGCTCCCTGTCCACTCAGGGCTAGACCACTTTTCATGTCCAGAAGGGCCTTGCCGAAGACCAGCCTGCCGGCGACCCAGAAGGAGAGAGCCTTGAAGATGACCCGCAGGATGAAGTAGAGCGGGGCAAGCAAGAGTGCCCAGGGATTGCCCAGGTGCCAACTGGCGCCGACCAGAACCAGAAACATGAAGTAGAAGGGCTTCTCACTGGCACTCGCGATTTCCCAGGTCTGCGGATGGTGGCCCCGGATGTTCACGACCACGAGTCCCGCGATGAAATTCACATAGAGGGGAGGGAAGTCGAGAGCCATGGCCAGCCCGCCCGAGAAGATCAGGAAGCCGATGACCAGAAGAAGGTGATGGCTTCTTTCGCGCACCCGGTGAATCAGGAGTTCGAAAAGCAGTCCCAGAATGGCGCCGATGGCCGTGGCATAGGCGATCCACAGAATGGCATCCTTCCAACCACTACTTCCCTCCTGGGAAATACTCATGCCGTGGTGGATTCCAAAGAGAAGGACGAGCGTGATGACCGGGATCACCGAGTCGAGTGCCGCGCTGTATCGAAAGAGATGGAGAGGGGCGTGAGGGTGGCGTTTCCTTTCATGCATTGCCATGGCCAGAATGTCCTGGCTGCTTCCCGCACCTGCCGCACCGATGAGAAGTGCGGCCGCCATCGTGTCGATGCCCGCGCCGAGGTATCGGGCCAGGGGGAAATAGAAGACGGCACTGAGAGCCATCATGACCAGCAGTCCCTGCAGAAATGCCACCGCATGAAAGCTGGCCGGGATCTTCCGAAGGAGCGAAAACTCAAACTGAAGGCCGATGAGAAGGCCGATCCAGCCGAGGCCCAGGGTCAGAAGCGGAGAGATGGAAGAGAGGATCTCCGCATTCAGGATACCCAAGTGCCGGAGCGCAATTCCGATGAGAAGGAACTCGGCACCGACCAGGAAGAAACTCCGGCTGAATCGGGAGAAGCGCCCATGGCTGAGCGGTCCGGCCACAAGGGCCAGGGCCAGCAGGAGCACGAGAGACAGCAGGATTTTCATCTTTCCCCTTGTTCAGGGCAGGCTAGCAGTCTCTGGCACTTCGGAGAAGTGATTTGCCCGGCCTTGCTCCCGATTTTCTTCGTGAAAAATAGCACAAGGGGTCTGGCGAAGCGGCCGAGCCTTTCTTATAGTAAACACAGTAAACCGGATTTTTCGGTCCAGATGCAAGGCTATGCAGTATAGGCGCTTAGGGACTTGAAATGGACCCGGATGGCAGAAAAAGGAGCTAGAAATGGCGGAAACCTCAATGTTGAAAGAACTCTACCCCGTTTTTGACGGAATCCGCGCTCGCGCGCATATCCAGTCGAAGGAGCAGTATCTGGAGATGTACCAGCGCTCCATCGAGGATCCCGATGCTTTCTGGGCCGAGCAGGCCGAAGAGCGACTGAGCTGGCACAAGAAATGGGACAAGGTCAGCGAGTGGGAATTCGAGACTCCCGATATCAAGTGGTTTGTCGGTGGCAAGCTGAATGTGAGCTACAACTGCCTGGATCGTCACGTGGAAGCGGGCGAGGGCGACAAGACCAGCATCATCTGGGAAGGCGAGATGGGGGACGAGCGCAAGTACACCTACGCCTCCCTGCTCACGGAAGTGAAGAAGTTCGCCAATGTGCTCAAGAGCCGGGGCATCGAAAAGGGCGACCGGGTTTGCATCTACATGCCCATGGTGCCGGAACTGGCTGTTGCCATGCTGGCCTGTACGCGTATCGGTGCGATTCACAGCATCGTTTTCGGTGGCTTCAGTGCGGACAGCCTGAAGGATCGCATCAATGACAGCGCCTGCAAGATGCTCATCACGACCGACGCCAGCTATCGCGGCAAGAAGGTCGTCCCCCTGAAGACCAATGCTGACGAAGCCCTGCTCGAAACCCCGAGCATCGAGACCTGCGTTGTTTTCAACCGCACGAACACGGAAGTGCCGATGCAGGATGGTCGCGATGTGTGGTGGCACGAGGAAATGTCCGACGCGAGCGAGGACTGCGAGCCTGTCTGGATGGACGCAGAAGATCCTCTCTTCATTCTCTACACGAGCGGCTCGACGGGCAAGCCCAAGGGTGTTCTTCACACCACGGGCGGATACCTGCTCTACGCCAGCCTGACCCACGAGATGGTCTTCGACTATCAGAAGGACGATGTCTACTGGTGCACGGCCGACATCGGCTGGGTGACCGGTCACAGCTACATCGTTTACGGGCCGCTGGCCAATGGCGCGAACACGATCATGTTCGAGGGCGTGCCGAGTTATCCTGATTTCGGCCGCTTCTGGCAGGTCGTCGAGAAGTACGGCGTGACGATCTTCTACACCGCCCCGACCGCGATTCGCGCCTGCATGCGCGAGGGCGACAAGTGGGTCGAGCAGTACGACACTTCCAGCCTGCGCCTTCTCGGCACGGTGGGCGAGCCCATCAACCCGGAAGCCTGGCGCTGGTACTACGAAGTGGTTGGCGGCGCACGCTGCCCGATCGTGGACACCTGGTGGCAGACCGAGACCGGCGGCATTATGATCACGCCCCTGGCCGGAGCCATCGACCTGAAGCCGGGATCGGCAACCTTGCCCTTCTTCGGAGTGAAGCCCGTGCTGGTGGATCCCGAGGGGAAGGAGCTTGAGGGAGCCACGAGTGGCAATCTCTGCATCGACCGCCCCTGGCCAGGCATCATGCGGACGCTCTATGGCGACCACAAGCGTTTCTACGAGACCTACTTCAGCACCTACAAGAACATGTACATGACCGGAGACGGTTGCCGCCGCGATGAGGACGGTTACTACTGGATTACCGGACGCGTCGACGATGTGATCAATGTCTCCGGGCACCGCATGGGAACGGCCGAGGTGGAAAGCGCCCTGGTCAGCCATCCGAAGGTGGCCGAG containing:
- the acs gene encoding acetate--CoA ligase, which codes for MAETSMLKELYPVFDGIRARAHIQSKEQYLEMYQRSIEDPDAFWAEQAEERLSWHKKWDKVSEWEFETPDIKWFVGGKLNVSYNCLDRHVEAGEGDKTSIIWEGEMGDERKYTYASLLTEVKKFANVLKSRGIEKGDRVCIYMPMVPELAVAMLACTRIGAIHSIVFGGFSADSLKDRINDSACKMLITTDASYRGKKVVPLKTNADEALLETPSIETCVVFNRTNTEVPMQDGRDVWWHEEMSDASEDCEPVWMDAEDPLFILYTSGSTGKPKGVLHTTGGYLLYASLTHEMVFDYQKDDVYWCTADIGWVTGHSYIVYGPLANGANTIMFEGVPSYPDFGRFWQVVEKYGVTIFYTAPTAIRACMREGDKWVEQYDTSSLRLLGTVGEPINPEAWRWYYEVVGGARCPIVDTWWQTETGGIMITPLAGAIDLKPGSATLPFFGVKPVLVDPEGKELEGATSGNLCIDRPWPGIMRTLYGDHKRFYETYFSTYKNMYMTGDGCRRDEDGYYWITGRVDDVINVSGHRMGTAEVESALVSHPKVAEAAVVGFPHEIKGQGIYAYVSLNAGEEYNDELKKELILHVRKEIGPIAAPDVIHWAPALPKTRSGKIMRRILRKIAADELDQVGDTSTLADPSAVDALVEEYRRMQG
- a CDS encoding cation:proton antiporter; the encoded protein is MRPALTLAGLILLAWIAMHSYLPGFSGESSQTTWSLGFLLLAAFTLGELLARLKLPRITGYLIAGLLFGPHVFGFLSKETVASLRLIDSLALTFIALSAGGELRWKDLLEHRKRIAWSIVGLMSVIFLLSTGLFLALRGIFSFTRELDFLSVLVMAMVLGAIATARSPASAIAIIRETGARGAFTEVVFGVTVAMDILAIMLFALVVSLGQTLLTGQALDGGFLLGLLLEILGSLALGSLIGVGLAAWLKKVQGYHLVTIFLLAILVTELSQFLGSALETRFGLHFHLEPMLICIATGFVVRNFSSQGARFLEVLDEGGLMVYAIFFALAGAALDLDILKSSWALALVLVVIRGIAVQAGAWTGMTLARAPAIHRKIFGMTFITQAGVSLGLAKAVEIRFPEWGAALATLAVATISLNQLIGPVLFKKALEISGESKA
- a CDS encoding response regulator transcription factor encodes the protein MIRVLLVDDHSIVRRGIRLLIDKMEDIEVVAETDSAESAIQMARDHEFDVAMLDISMSGISGLEAIPRLKEVRPGISILILTMHPEQQYAVTSIRAGASGYLTKDRVPEEVEEAIRQLAEGGSYLTPLVSELLESHASDDDDVLPHKLLSRESTRFLFCWRRGRLSARLAKNSS
- a CDS encoding tetratricopeptide repeat protein: MKTGTCLALLLLLPSVLQAGMQVDSLYATAQAETSDSLRVSKLCDLSRDLYSQNPRRGLKIGLEVKEISRSLGDSLGLMRSHYCLGLNHWSLGEYGPALESYEESLVLARLLKEAKMEMMLENNLGVTFNARGDYLSALRYFHDSLRHQDSAGVEWMKPHTLLNIGNIHEYLGNHEEAILQFEQCADLLGDTNDLFLASIYNNLGVSYEQSGDFARAKDYQNRSREIREREGDEYAISSNLINLATILNQQGRHAEAIHLLEDALQRVQDFGDESTIVDIKIIWASSLCALSRHEEALLRLEESLRISEKTGRGEDLAKIHRALCSCLVELDDLEAAYDHLVRSSELQDSLRSQDRIGEMSIAEERYERERESSQRELDRLRRQQEI
- a CDS encoding sensor histidine kinase codes for the protein MGLFLLFLVAGIYTLNRMRLSRNRVLCAFNEELQSRVDQQTLQLREEVRERKKAEQEQIRLSAHLIEAREKERRKVARDIHDELGQSLTAVNMDLARISGEVGDLQRRDLGETRKLVKQVIQQIRTLITDLRPTVLETLGLSGGLLWLGESFEERFPFTVSADLEDCSFCCGESETVALFRIAQEALNNVARHADADTVSLRLFREGDSMCLEIEDDGKGFDPNVREVLSSFGIMGMRERARALGSELRIRSRPGEGSCLSVTVNRVEK